One stretch of Nitrospiria bacterium DNA includes these proteins:
- the hscB gene encoding Fe-S protein assembly co-chaperone HscB, with translation MSREKDSLARSLCWNCQSEVGGEYFCDQCIKIQPAASDLDYFQQLGLPRHLAIDLHDLERRFHELSRKIHPDLFQRRSDKEKAISLQNSAMLNAAYRALRDPILRVEYLINLEEGAVKDIPAKAPPDLLEEILELQESLEEYRQFRTKDPQRSAALRETLMTEREKISSRKIAAEKGLFRLFDEWDRWQDQRYSKADEPRKNQQSLLQRMKDFLSVRAYLNTVLRDLDEGLRDLS, from the coding sequence GTGTCGCGTGAAAAAGATTCGCTGGCTAGAAGTCTGTGCTGGAATTGTCAATCCGAAGTGGGAGGCGAATATTTCTGTGACCAGTGCATCAAGATTCAACCGGCCGCGTCCGACCTCGATTATTTTCAGCAGCTGGGGCTTCCCCGTCATCTAGCCATCGATCTTCACGATTTAGAACGACGGTTTCATGAGTTAAGCCGGAAGATTCATCCGGATCTTTTCCAACGAAGATCGGACAAGGAAAAAGCAATCAGCCTTCAAAACTCGGCTATGTTAAATGCGGCCTATCGCGCCCTCCGGGATCCGATTCTTCGCGTCGAGTACCTCATTAATCTCGAAGAAGGGGCGGTGAAAGATATCCCGGCCAAAGCCCCTCCCGACTTATTGGAAGAGATTCTGGAACTTCAGGAATCCCTGGAAGAGTACCGACAATTTCGGACGAAGGATCCGCAAAGGAGCGCGGCCCTTCGGGAAACATTGATGACGGAGAGGGAAAAAATAAGTTCCAGGAAAATCGCGGCGGAGAAAGGGCTCTTCCGTCTGTTTGACGAGTGGGATCGGTGGCAGGATCAACGGTATTCTAAAGCGGACGAACCGCGGAAAAATCAGCAGTCGTTACTGCAACGGATGAAAGATTTCCTATCCGTCCGGGCCTACTTAAACACCGTCCTTCGGGATCTGGATGAAGGCCTTCGGGATCTTTCGTGA
- the erpA gene encoding iron-sulfur cluster insertion protein ErpA has translation MITLTENAANEVKRLMQAQNLTDVNLRMGVKGGGCSGMSYTLNFESETREQDQVFDVHGVKVVVDPKSLLYLEGTTLDFVNGLDGTGFKFVNPNATKSCGCGSSFSA, from the coding sequence ATGATTACATTAACTGAAAATGCGGCCAACGAGGTGAAACGATTGATGCAGGCACAAAATCTGACGGACGTCAATCTACGGATGGGTGTGAAGGGAGGCGGATGTTCGGGGATGTCTTACACGCTGAATTTTGAGTCGGAAACCCGTGAGCAGGATCAAGTCTTCGATGTCCATGGTGTCAAAGTGGTGGTTGATCCGAAGAGCCTTCTCTATCTCGAAGGGACGACGTTGGATTTTGTGAACGGCCTTGATGGCACCGGTTTTAAATTTGTCAACCCGAACGCCACCAAAAGTTGCGGATGTGGGAGTTCTTTCTCGGCCTAA
- the iscU gene encoding Fe-S cluster assembly scaffold IscU, translated as MAYSNKVIDHYNNPRNMGSFPKEEKEVGTGIVGAPECGDVMKLQIKVESGRIVDAKFKTFGCGSAIASSSLATEWMKGKTLDEAEKIKNTEIVQELSLPPVKIHCSVLAEDAIKAAIADYRKKTESDSSV; from the coding sequence ATGGCATACAGCAATAAAGTGATCGATCACTACAACAATCCCCGGAATATGGGGAGTTTTCCAAAGGAAGAAAAAGAGGTCGGAACAGGCATTGTAGGTGCACCCGAATGCGGAGACGTGATGAAACTCCAGATCAAGGTGGAATCCGGACGCATTGTCGATGCCAAGTTTAAAACCTTCGGTTGCGGCAGTGCGATTGCCAGTTCCAGTCTCGCAACCGAATGGATGAAAGGGAAAACGTTGGACGAAGCAGAAAAAATTAAGAATACCGAGATAGTCCAAGAACTGTCATTACCGCCGGTGAAAATTCATTGCTCCGTTCTGGCGGAGGATGCCATTAAAGCGGCCATTGCGGATTATCGAAAAAAAACCGAGAGCGACAGTTCTGTTTAA
- a CDS encoding IscS subfamily cysteine desulfurase gives MKLPIYMDNHATTPVDPRVLEVMIPYFTEKFGNAASRNHSFGWEAENAVNDARCQIATLIHADPKEIIFTSGATESDNLALKGVVEMYREKGDHIVTSVTEHRAILDTAKRLEKQGMKVTYLPVDKEGFVDPAEVSKAITDKTILISIMMANNEIGTVNPIAEIGRIAKTRGVLFHCDATQGVGKIPVDVEAMAIDLMSFSAHKIYGPKGVGALYVRRKNPRVRLAPMLDGGGHERGMRSGTLPVPLIVGFGKACEICMQIMPEESKRLTELRERLKAGILKTLDEVYLNGHPTKRLPNNLNMSFAYVEGESVLMGLKDIAVSSGSACTSATLEPSYVIRALGVGSDLAHSSIRFGLGRFNTEEEVDYVVKRVVETIQKLREMSPLYEMAKEGVDLKTVQWTRD, from the coding sequence ATGAAGCTGCCTATTTATATGGACAATCACGCAACAACCCCGGTGGATCCACGGGTTTTGGAAGTCATGATACCATATTTTACCGAAAAATTTGGGAACGCCGCCAGCCGTAATCATTCATTCGGATGGGAAGCGGAAAACGCGGTCAATGATGCACGGTGCCAGATCGCGACTCTCATCCATGCGGATCCGAAGGAGATCATCTTCACCTCCGGCGCGACGGAATCAGACAATCTGGCTTTAAAAGGTGTTGTGGAGATGTATCGGGAAAAAGGCGATCATATTGTGACGTCAGTGACGGAACACCGGGCCATTTTGGATACGGCTAAGCGATTAGAGAAACAGGGAATGAAGGTAACCTATTTGCCCGTTGATAAAGAAGGGTTTGTGGATCCCGCGGAAGTGAGCAAGGCCATTACGGATAAAACAATCCTGATTTCGATCATGATGGCGAATAATGAGATCGGCACGGTCAATCCGATCGCTGAAATCGGTCGAATCGCAAAAACGAGGGGGGTTTTGTTCCACTGTGATGCCACACAAGGGGTCGGCAAAATCCCAGTGGATGTTGAAGCCATGGCGATTGATCTTATGTCATTTTCCGCCCATAAGATTTACGGACCCAAGGGAGTGGGTGCCCTCTATGTCCGTCGTAAGAACCCGCGGGTCCGGTTGGCGCCGATGCTAGACGGCGGAGGTCATGAGCGAGGTATGCGTTCGGGCACATTACCGGTTCCTCTGATTGTGGGTTTTGGAAAGGCGTGTGAGATCTGTATGCAGATCATGCCGGAAGAGTCCAAGCGCTTGACCGAGCTTCGGGAAAGACTGAAAGCAGGGATTCTCAAAACCTTGGATGAAGTGTACCTTAACGGGCATCCCACGAAACGCCTTCCCAACAACCTGAACATGAGTTTTGCCTATGTCGAAGGTGAATCCGTCTTGATGGGGTTAAAGGACATTGCCGTTTCCTCAGGATCTGCCTGTACCTCGGCTACGCTGGAGCCCTCGTACGTGATTCGGGCCTTGGGCGTCGGTTCGGACCTTGCGCATTCATCGATTCGATTCGGACTGGGACGATTTAATACGGAGGAAGAGGTGGATTATGTCGTTAAGCGGGTGGTCGAGACCATTCAAAAACTTCGGGAGATGTCGCCCCTTTATGAAATGGCCAAAGAGGGCGTCGACCTTAAAACGGTACAGTGGACGAGAGATTAA
- a CDS encoding Rrf2 family transcriptional regulator, with amino-acid sequence MLKLSKKVDYGLMAISHIACFEDDKKIVNTKRIAEEYSIPVELLAKILQKMAKGGLITSLNGPKGGYVLARAPRDITVGQVVKAIEGPIELVDCYRGGATDCQQLQKCSVRRPIRRIQDSITRLLDSITIEEITRLP; translated from the coding sequence ATGTTGAAATTAAGCAAAAAAGTTGATTATGGTTTGATGGCGATCAGTCATATTGCCTGCTTCGAGGATGATAAAAAGATCGTCAATACGAAGCGAATTGCTGAAGAGTACAGTATTCCTGTTGAATTGCTTGCAAAAATACTACAGAAAATGGCCAAGGGTGGGTTAATTACGAGCTTGAACGGCCCCAAAGGGGGATATGTTCTAGCTAGGGCTCCTCGGGATATTACTGTAGGGCAAGTGGTCAAAGCCATTGAAGGGCCCATTGAGCTTGTTGATTGCTATCGAGGGGGCGCAACTGATTGCCAACAACTTCAAAAGTGCAGTGTAAGAAGACCTATCCGCAGAATACAGGACAGCATTACTCGCTTATTGGATAGTATCACGATCGAGGAAATTACGCGGTTGCCTTAA
- a CDS encoding HD domain-containing phosphohydrolase has translation MANDPKQQIEPLANRQFLSSRGFDEEMAKKGKELVNQFYILMKTAQIHEPTNVAMEAPIENVLRTLRALWQWSDDAYLRLEGDYLFLDELKLKMDIDGFTSFASLIESLKQLRIGGILFKRSSTVEELKRFVYILVQTDPSIQEPFEVVAQRMKAMGIAYIEIDPFEEKKESFDDILRDTKEMAKSTYFRTMTAVAEVMDNIKLGQAVSVKRAKRVVQSMVDLLLQEESTLLGLTTLRSHDEYTHHHSVNVCILSLTVGQRLGYAKKELTELGIAALFHDMGKASISPEILNKPTDFTEEEWQIMRRHPILGVKYIIKLKGINEMTIRMVTGIFEHHLNYDLSGYPKLDIQWELSLLGRIISLVDCYDALTSSRVYNRIPYPPDKALKFMLNKSGRAFDPILMKIFVNSIGIFPIGTLVLLDTKELGVVVQTSSHIDRMDRPKVKIIADPSGMEVDGDIIDLSELSEKTGHFRTSILKIIDSTKYKVDVSRYFL, from the coding sequence ATGGCGAATGATCCTAAGCAACAGATAGAGCCTTTAGCCAACCGCCAGTTCCTGTCATCCAGAGGGTTCGACGAAGAAATGGCCAAGAAGGGTAAAGAACTGGTTAATCAGTTCTATATTCTGATGAAGACTGCCCAGATTCATGAACCAACAAATGTTGCCATGGAAGCGCCCATCGAAAATGTGTTGCGGACTCTTCGAGCGCTTTGGCAATGGAGCGATGACGCCTATCTCCGACTAGAAGGAGATTATCTTTTTTTAGATGAACTCAAACTCAAGATGGACATCGATGGTTTTACCAGCTTCGCCTCGCTGATTGAATCGCTCAAGCAACTGCGAATCGGTGGGATTCTATTTAAGAGATCTTCAACGGTAGAAGAGTTGAAGCGGTTTGTTTATATTCTGGTGCAGACGGATCCGAGCATCCAGGAGCCGTTTGAAGTGGTTGCGCAACGGATGAAGGCGATGGGGATTGCCTACATCGAAATTGATCCATTTGAAGAAAAGAAGGAAAGCTTCGACGACATTCTTCGAGATACAAAAGAAATGGCCAAGAGCACCTATTTCAGAACAATGACGGCCGTAGCGGAAGTGATGGACAATATCAAATTGGGTCAGGCCGTGAGCGTGAAGCGGGCAAAACGGGTTGTTCAGAGCATGGTCGACTTACTATTACAGGAGGAGTCGACCCTCTTAGGACTAACGACGCTCCGGAGTCACGATGAGTATACTCATCACCACTCCGTCAACGTTTGTATCTTGTCGCTGACGGTGGGACAGCGGTTGGGATACGCTAAAAAGGAATTGACCGAGTTGGGAATTGCGGCCTTGTTTCATGATATGGGCAAGGCCAGTATTTCTCCCGAGATACTAAATAAACCGACAGACTTCACAGAAGAAGAATGGCAGATTATGCGACGGCACCCCATTCTTGGAGTGAAATACATTATTAAATTGAAGGGCATAAACGAGATGACCATTCGAATGGTCACTGGTATATTCGAACACCACTTGAATTACGATTTGTCTGGTTATCCCAAGCTGGATATACAATGGGAGTTAAGTTTACTTGGAAGGATCATTAGTCTAGTGGACTGTTATGACGCTCTAACCTCCTCCAGAGTGTACAATCGCATTCCCTATCCTCCAGATAAGGCGTTGAAGTTTATGTTAAACAAGAGCGGCCGAGCCTTTGATCCAATATTGATGAAAATCTTTGTTAACAGCATTGGCATTTTCCCAATTGGGACATTGGTTCTTCTGGACACAAAAGAGTTGGGGGTTGTAGTTCAGACCAGTTCGCACATCGATCGGATGGATAGGCCCAAAGTCAAGATTATCGCCGATCCTTCAGGAATGGAGGTAGATGGAGATATTATAGATCTCTCTGAACTAAGTGAAAAAACAGGTCATTTTAGAACCAGTATTCTCAAGATCATAGATTCTACAAAGTATAAAGTAGACGTTAGCCGATATTTTTTGTAA